The Sesamum indicum cultivar Zhongzhi No. 13 linkage group LG1, S_indicum_v1.0, whole genome shotgun sequence genome includes a window with the following:
- the LOC105169626 gene encoding annexin D3 (The sequence of the model RefSeq protein was modified relative to this genomic sequence to represent the inferred CDS: added 30 bases not found in genome assembly) has product MATLRIPDVVPSPAEDCERLNNAFQGLGTDEKAVIRILGRRNAGQRKKIRETYQQLYNKSLIDCLISELSGDFRKAVILWTYDPAERDARLANEALKSRKKSIIQLQVIVEIACASSPHHLVAVRQAYCSLFNCSLEEDIISNVSPPVQKILVSLVSSYRYDKEHVDYDMANMEAAILRKAIEAKKLDDDEVVRVLSTRNMFQLAQTFLCYKNNYGKSIDQEIMACGKGILESVMKVVVWCIDSPEKHFAEVIKASIVGLGTDEDSLTRAIVCRAEIDLMNVRAEYFNTNKSSMDNAIIDDTSGDYKDFLVTLLGANI; this is encoded by the exons ATGGCGACACTCAGAATCCCAGACGTCGTTCCATCTCCAGCTGAAGACTGTGAAAGACTCAATAATGCTTTCCAGG GACTGGGAACAGACGAGAAGGCGGTAATAAGGATTCTGGGGCGCAGAAATGCAGGCCAGAGGAAGAAGATCAGAGAGACGTATCAGCAGCTTTACAATAAGTCTCTTATTGATTGTCTTATCTCTGAGTTATCTGGTGATTTTAGG AAAGCGGTAATCTTAT GGCTTGCAAATGAGGCATTAAagtcaagaaagaaaagcataaTCCAATTACAAGTAATAGTAGAGATAGCATGTGCTTCATCACCGCACCATTTGGTTGCGGTAAGGCAAGCTTATTGCTCTCTTTTCAACTGTTCGCTTGAAGAAGACATCATATCCAACGTCTCTCCTCCTGTTCAAAAG ATCTTGGTTAGTTTGGTGAGTTCCTACAGATATGATAAAGAACATGTAGATTATGATATGGCCAATATGGAGGCAGCTATACTGCGTAAGGCCATTGAAGCAAAGAAATTAGACGATGATGAGGTTGTACGAGTTCTCAGCACAAGGAATATGTTTCAGCTTGCACAAACCTTTCTgtgttataaaaataactacgGGAAATCCATAGACCAG GAGATTATGGCCTGCGGAAAGGGCATTTTGGAGTCTGTTATGAAAGTGGTGGTTTGGTGCATAGACTCCCCTGAGAAACACTTTGCTGAG GTCATAAAAGCGTCGATTGTAGGACTGGGGACTGACGAAGATTCACTGACCAGAGCTATCGTCTGTCGAGCTGAAATCGATTTGATGAATGTCAGGGCAGAATATTTCAACACCAACAAATCTAGCATGGACAATGCCATCATAGACGACACTTCCGGAGACTATAAGGACTTCCTCGTGACTTTGCTTGGAGCAAACATCTGA
- the LOC105169634 gene encoding annexin D4: protein MAASDDVESLARAFSGVGVDEQALISVLGKWHPEQRQHFRKATRDFFVEDERQFERWNDRHILQLRHEFLRLKDAIVAWTMHPWERDARLLKEALYKGPQYNVLIEIACTRSSEELLGARRAYHSLFHHSIEEDVAFHVHTPEKELLVAVLSSYRYEGPKVDEETAKLEAKTLSDVIGKKGLNKEDEDVVIRILSTRSKLHLKAIYKHYKAITGNYLDEDIEGDSRLKETVQCLCTPEKYFSQVLDASLRYNADEISKEALSRVIVTRADADMKQIKEEYHGKYGVSLGKKIEEVANGNYRDFLLTLIARSGE from the exons ATGGCAGCGTCAGACGACGTCGAATCTCTCGCCAGAGCTTTCTCAg GTGTTGGTGTGGATGAGCAGGCGTTGATATCCGTTCTGGGGAAATGGCATCCGGAGCAGAGGCAGCATTTCAGGAAAGCCACACGCGATTTCTTTGTTGAAGATGAACGCCAATTCGAGAGGTGGAACGATCGCCATATCTTGCAGCTCCGCCACGAGTTTTTACGTCTCAAG gATGCGATCGTGGCGTGGACCATGCATCCATGGGAGAGAGACGCCCGGCTGTTGAAAGAGGCGTTGTACAAGGGGCCTCAATACAATGTGCTGATAGAAATCGCCTGTACCAGATCGTCCGAGGAACTCTTGGGCGCACGAAGAGCCTATCACTCCCTCTTCCATCACTCAATCGAGGAAGACGTCGCGTTCCACGTCCACACCCCCGAGAAAGAG CTTTTGGTTGCAGTTTTGAGTTCTTACAGATATGAAGGGCCAAAAGTGGATGAAGAGACTGCGAAATTAGAGGCGAAGACCCTCTCAGATGTCATAGGGAAGAAGGGTCTTAATAAAGAAGATGAGGATGTTGTGATCAGGATATTATCCACCAGGAGTAAGCTCCATCTCAAGGCCATTTACAAGCATTACAAGGCTATTACAGGAAACTACTTAGACGAG GATATCGAGGGAGACTCGCGTCTAAAAGAGACTGTCCAATGCTTATGCACGCCCGAAAAGTACTTTAGCCAG GTTCTGGATGCGTCGTTGAGATACAACGCGGACGAGATAAGCAAAGAAGCGTTGAGTCGAGTAATTGTGACGAGAGCGGACGCGGATATGAAGCAAATCAAAGAAGAATACCATGGGAAGTACGGTGTAAGCCTGGGGAAGAAGATTGAAGAAGTTGCCAATGGAAACTACAGAGATTTTTTGCTGACTTTGATTGCAAGATCAGGAGAGTAA
- the LOC105169643 gene encoding annexin-like protein RJ4: protein MSTICFPEHPSPVADAEALRKAFQGWGTDEKAVISILGRRNATQRKLIRQAYEDLYQEDLVKRLESELSGDFERAVYRWILDPEDRDAVLLHVAIKKTPVPDYRVIIEISCIHSPEEFLATKRAYQARYKRSLEEDLAQHTSGDIRKFLVGLVGIYRYRGEEITTKLANSEADILHKAITEKAFSHDEVVRIISTRSKAQILATLNHYKDDHGASITKHLRGDPCSDYLSALRTAIRCFTDHEKYYEKVIRQALNRPSTDEESLTRVVVTRAEKDLKEIKQLYQKRNNISLDHAVAKETSGDYNAFLLTLLGKQD from the exons ATGTCTACTATATGTTTCCCTGAGCACCCTTCTCCTGTTGCTGATGCTGAAGCTCTCAGAAAAGCTTTCCAAg GATGGGGAACTGATGAAAAAGCCGTGATTTCAATACTTGGAAGGAGAAATGCGACTCAGAGAAAGCTGATCAGACAAGCGTACGAGGACTTGTACCAGGAAGATCTTGTCAAGCGCCTTGAGTCTGAGCTCTCCGGAGACTTTGAG AGAGCTGTGTATCGATGGATATTGGATCCAGAAGATCGAGATGCTGTACTCCTGCACGTCGCAATCAAGAAGACGCCGGTGCCTGATTACCGCGTAATCATTGAAATTTCATGCATTCATTCGCCGGAGGAGTTTTTAGCTACAAAGCGTGCTTACCAAGCACGCTACAAGCGTTCCTTGGAAGAAGACTTGGCTCAACACACCTCAGGCGACATTCGCAAG TTTTTGGTTGGTTTGGTGGGCATTTACAGGTACAGAGGAGAAGAGATCACTACAAAATTGGCAAATTCTGAGGCTGATATTCTCCATAAAGCTATTACAGAAAAAGCTTTCAGTCACGACGAAGTTGTCAGAATCATATCGACAAGGAGCAAAGCCCAAATCCTAGCAACCTTAAATCACTATAAAGATGATCATGGTGCATCGATTACTAAG CATTTGAGAGGCGACCCGTGTAGTGACTATTTGTCTGCCTTACGTACTGCTATCCGTTGCTTCACTGACCATGAAAAGTACTATGAGAAG GTAATTCGCCAAGCTCTGAACCGCCCCAGTACCGATGAAGAGTCACTGACACGCGTGGTGGTAACGCGAGCTGAGAAAGACCTGAAGGAGATTAAGCAGCTTTACCAGAAGAGGAACAATATCAGTCTTGATCATGCAGTTGCTAAAGAGACTTCGGGGGACTACAACGCCTTCCTCCTCACTCTGCTCGGAAAACAAGATTAA